Proteins encoded together in one Thermococcus gammatolerans EJ3 window:
- a CDS encoding SLC13 family permease, whose translation MDLSLLERTPDLVDWGSLSLITALIITSKGLELSGVFNRLAPRLVEGANGSSRRLLLLLLPTIALSSALAMNDTAMLVFIPLVVVLSELSGMDKARAVTLSAIAANVGSALTPIGNPQNIIIWREYGLSFLAFVRGMLPFVLIWLTLLLAFVILSPYETLSIRSLPPVAFRRDLFVVSTSLLALNIYLGETGRHELSIALTLLAFLLLERDVLLSFDWVLVLTFAFIFIDFNEFSALLLKAGFSLPTEGAGLVLASAGLSQLISNVPATVVFLGSKPAWLPLALGVNVGGTGTVVGSLANLIAVRIARVSLRDFHRYSIAYFAVSIALMIAILRI comes from the coding sequence ATAGACCTCTCCCTCCTCGAAAGAACTCCAGACCTCGTTGACTGGGGAAGCCTGAGCCTCATCACCGCCCTAATCATAACCTCGAAGGGCCTCGAGCTCTCAGGAGTCTTCAACAGGCTCGCACCGAGACTCGTTGAGGGGGCAAATGGTTCGAGCAGAAGACTGCTTCTCCTCCTGCTCCCCACGATAGCTCTCTCTTCAGCGCTGGCAATGAACGATACAGCAATGCTCGTCTTCATTCCCCTCGTTGTAGTCCTCTCGGAGCTCTCGGGAATGGACAAGGCGAGGGCCGTGACACTCTCTGCAATAGCGGCCAACGTAGGTTCCGCCTTAACGCCGATAGGGAACCCCCAGAACATCATAATCTGGCGCGAGTATGGTTTGAGCTTCCTCGCGTTTGTTAGAGGCATGCTGCCATTCGTTCTAATCTGGCTTACCCTCTTGCTGGCATTCGTCATTTTATCTCCCTATGAGACGCTTTCGATTCGTTCTCTTCCTCCAGTCGCCTTTAGACGGGATTTGTTTGTAGTTTCTACTTCTCTGCTCGCCCTGAACATCTACCTCGGCGAAACCGGAAGGCATGAGCTCTCGATTGCGCTCACCCTGTTAGCCTTTCTCCTCCTCGAGAGGGACGTCCTTCTAAGCTTCGACTGGGTGCTCGTGCTCACCTTCGCGTTCATCTTCATAGACTTCAACGAGTTCTCGGCGTTGCTACTCAAGGCGGGGTTCTCGCTTCCGACCGAGGGAGCTGGCCTCGTTCTGGCATCTGCAGGATTGAGCCAGCTGATAAGCAACGTCCCGGCGACGGTCGTCTTTCTCGGCTCAAAACCCGCGTGGCTTCCCTTGGCCCTCGGAGTGAACGTGGGTGGAACGGGAACGGTCGTAGGTTCCCTCGCCAACCTCATAGCGGTTAGAATAGCGCGGGTTTCATTGAGGGACTTCCACAGGTACTCAATCGCATATTTTGCAGTCTCCATAGCGCTGATGATAGCAATACTGAGAATTTAA
- a CDS encoding peroxiredoxin codes for MVVIGEKFPEVEVKTTHGVIKLPDYFAEQGKWFILFSHPADFTPVCTTEFYAMQKRLDKFRELGVEPIGLSVDQVFSHIKWMEWIKENLGVEIEFPIIADDRGELAEKLGMIPSGATITARAVFVVDDKGVIRAIVYYPAEVGRDWDEILRLVKALKISDENGVALPHKWPENELIGDKVIIPPASNIEEKKQREEAKAKGEIECYDWWFCYKKLE; via the coding sequence ATGGTCGTCATAGGAGAAAAGTTCCCAGAGGTTGAGGTCAAGACCACCCACGGAGTGATAAAGCTCCCGGACTACTTCGCCGAGCAGGGCAAGTGGTTCATACTCTTCAGCCACCCGGCTGACTTCACCCCGGTCTGTACGACCGAGTTCTACGCCATGCAGAAGAGGCTCGACAAGTTCAGGGAGCTCGGCGTCGAGCCGATCGGGCTCAGCGTTGACCAGGTCTTCAGCCACATCAAGTGGATGGAGTGGATTAAGGAGAACCTCGGCGTCGAGATTGAGTTCCCCATCATAGCAGACGACCGCGGTGAGCTCGCCGAGAAGCTTGGCATGATTCCGAGCGGTGCCACCATTACCGCCAGGGCGGTCTTTGTCGTTGACGACAAGGGCGTCATTCGCGCGATAGTCTACTACCCGGCCGAGGTCGGGAGGGACTGGGACGAGATACTCAGGCTCGTCAAGGCCCTCAAGATCAGCGACGAGAACGGCGTTGCCCTTCCGCACAAGTGGCCCGAGAACGAGCTCATCGGCGACAAGGTTATCATCCCGCCGGCCAGCAACATCGAGGAGAAGAAGCAGAGAGAGGAAGCCAAGGCCAAGGGCGAGATCGAGTGCTACGACTGGTGGTTCTGCTACAAGAAGCTCGAGTGA
- the ribD gene encoding bifunctional diaminohydroxyphosphoribosylaminopyrimidine deaminase/5-amino-6-(5-phosphoribosylamino)uracil reductase RibD: MSNEDERFMRLALELAKRGEGWVNPNPMVGAVIVKDGKVIGVGWHKRFGEKHAEVNAIEDAKRKGHDVRGATMYVTLEPCSHWGKQPPCADRIIREGFKRVVVAMVDPNPLVSGRGIEKMKKAGIEVEVGVLEDEARKLNEIFIKYVTKKMPFVSIKLALTLDGFIATETGSSQWITGEKARQKVQELRRRHMAIMVGSGTVLADNPRLNCRLENCPEKIKVILDRSGRVAKAIREGRKFRLFEDGRVIFFTEKPELFEGIAEAYPITEPGEILRKLGELGIDSVLIEGGRITCQFLSHADKFYLFYGPKLFGNGIKPFECLKVEDANEAPVLRIDSIERLGKSFLVTAYPGGGDVQRDR; encoded by the coding sequence ATGAGCAACGAAGATGAGAGGTTCATGCGGCTGGCGCTCGAGCTGGCGAAGCGCGGTGAAGGCTGGGTGAACCCAAACCCCATGGTCGGGGCGGTCATCGTGAAAGACGGTAAAGTCATCGGCGTCGGCTGGCACAAGCGCTTCGGCGAGAAGCACGCCGAGGTTAACGCCATAGAGGACGCGAAAAGAAAGGGGCATGACGTCAGGGGTGCCACGATGTACGTAACGCTTGAACCCTGCTCCCACTGGGGGAAGCAGCCGCCCTGCGCCGACAGGATAATCAGGGAAGGCTTCAAGAGGGTTGTAGTTGCGATGGTGGATCCAAACCCGCTAGTCTCGGGTAGGGGAATCGAGAAGATGAAAAAGGCTGGAATAGAGGTTGAGGTGGGGGTTCTCGAAGACGAGGCGAGAAAGTTAAACGAGATTTTCATTAAATACGTGACGAAGAAAATGCCTTTCGTTTCAATCAAGCTCGCCTTAACCCTTGACGGGTTCATAGCCACTGAAACAGGCTCCTCCCAGTGGATAACCGGAGAAAAGGCGAGGCAAAAGGTTCAGGAGCTCAGGAGGAGGCACATGGCAATAATGGTCGGCTCTGGAACGGTCTTGGCTGACAATCCGAGGCTCAACTGCAGGCTGGAGAACTGCCCCGAGAAGATCAAGGTAATCCTCGATCGCTCCGGCAGAGTTGCAAAAGCCATCAGGGAGGGCAGAAAGTTCCGTCTTTTTGAAGACGGCAGGGTCATCTTTTTCACGGAAAAACCTGAGCTCTTCGAGGGAATAGCTGAAGCCTACCCGATAACCGAGCCGGGAGAAATCCTGAGGAAACTTGGCGAGCTCGGCATCGACAGTGTCCTCATTGAGGGTGGAAGGATAACCTGCCAGTTTTTAAGCCATGCCGACAAGTTCTACCTCTTCTACGGGCCCAAGCTCTTTGGGAATGGAATAAAGCCCTTCGAGTGCCTTAAAGTTGAGGACGCGAACGAGGCCCCCGTCTTGAGGATTGACTCAATAGAGAGGCTCGGCAAGAGCTTCCTCGTAACCGCTTACCCCGGTGGTGGAGATGTTCAGCGGGATCGTTGA
- a CDS encoding riboflavin synthase has protein sequence MFSGIVEGTGKARYSAGKLYVELPFEVKPGDSVAVNGACLTVVEFDGKTAVFDVGEETLKRTNLREARLVNLERALKLGDRLDGHIVTGHVDGTIRFITARRSGNTTWMAFEMPRERWGIAEKGSIALNGVSLTVARVEANRFWIQVIPYTLEVTNLGHLRPGDRVNYEIDVLARYVKRIMEAGV, from the coding sequence ATGTTCAGCGGGATCGTTGAAGGAACGGGAAAGGCCCGATACTCCGCAGGAAAGCTTTACGTAGAGCTCCCGTTCGAGGTCAAACCGGGTGACAGCGTCGCGGTGAACGGGGCCTGCTTAACCGTCGTCGAGTTCGATGGAAAAACGGCCGTCTTCGACGTCGGCGAGGAGACCCTAAAGCGGACAAACCTCAGGGAGGCAAGGCTCGTGAACCTTGAGAGGGCCCTGAAGCTTGGAGACAGACTTGACGGCCACATAGTTACGGGCCACGTGGACGGGACAATCAGGTTTATCACCGCGCGGAGGAGCGGGAACACCACCTGGATGGCCTTCGAGATGCCGCGCGAGAGGTGGGGAATAGCTGAGAAGGGCTCGATAGCGCTCAACGGCGTCTCCCTCACCGTTGCAAGGGTCGAAGCCAACCGCTTCTGGATCCAGGTGATTCCATACACGCTCGAGGTGACGAACCTCGGCCACCTTAGGCCTGGAGACAGGGTAAACTACGAGATTGACGTGCTGGCAAGGTATGTAAAGCGCATCATGGAGGCGGGAGTATGA